GCGGTAGGCCGATCGGGTTGGGGAACGGCAGCAGGCTGGTGGCCATGATGCGCCGGACGACGGGCTCCAGTCCGTGCAGCAGCGCCTCGGTGTCCGCCTCGGGGAGCGCGTGCAGCATCCGGGCGGCCAGCCGGTCGGTGGCCTGCTCGATGCGCTCGCGTTCCCGCAGGCCGTGCCCGGTCGCCTCGCCCCGGGCGTCGACGAGGTCCCGGGAGCGCAGTCGGTCGGTCGCGGCCGCCCACTCCTCCTCGGTCCAGCCGCGGTCCTCGCGGATGGTGTCACGGGGCACCCGGCCGGAGGCGGCGGCCAGCACCAGCGCTTCGCAGCCGTCGAGTTCCTCGTCGGCCAGTACGGACAGATGCGCGTCGCCCCGGAACTCCCGCAGGGCGGTGACCAGTTGCCACAGGCGCTCGACCGGGTCGGCGTGGTCGCACAGGGCGCGGTTGGCGGCGAAGAGGGGCCGTGCGGTGGGCGGTGCGGCGTCGACGATCGCCTGGAGCGGGGGGAGCAGGTCGGTTGCGGTGCGGTCCAGCTCGGGGTCGACCCGGCGCAGGGCGCGGGCGGCGCGGCTGCCGCGCTCGTCGAGGACGTGCGCGGGGCCGGCGATGCTCCAGGCGGCGGGCAGCGCGCGGGCCACCATCCGCGGGGCGAAGACTCCGAGTACGGCCGTGGCCGCCGCGGGCTCCACGGCGCCCAACGGAGCGGTGCGGGAGGCGAAAT
The sequence above is a segment of the Streptomyces lydicus genome. Coding sequences within it:
- a CDS encoding SCO6745 family protein; the protein is MELHARSLWLVTEPLHAVCYFDEECRGLGKALGLKGFWMGYFASRTAPLGAVEPAAATAVLGVFAPRMVARALPAAWSIAGPAHVLDERGSRAARALRRVDPELDRTATDLLPPLQAIVDAAPPTARPLFAANRALCDHADPVERLWQLVTALREFRGDAHLSVLADEELDGCEALVLAAASGRVPRDTIREDRGWTEEEWAAATDRLRSRDLVDARGEATGHGLRERERIEQATDRLAARMLHALPEADTEALLHGLEPVVRRIMATSLLPFPNPIGLPHLDEPLPHDGRGPA